The Pirellulales bacterium DNA segment AGCGTAAAGCCGACGATTCGCCCGAGCACAATTTCGGCGGTCCTAACTGGCTTCGTTACGATCGTGGTTATGGTTCGATTCTTAATGTCGTTCGGTAGGCTAAAGGCGCTGATGAATAAGGCCATCAACACTACCAAATAGGTTGTCCACGACATCACGAATTTCAGGTAAAGCGGTCCAGGCTCGGGACTGCTCGGATCAAGAAACCAGCCAGCGAACATCAAGATGACTACAAAGGCGATTAACGCCGCCCAAATTCGCCGCCGTATTGCTTCTTGCACCGCCAGCCGTACCAGTGCCCAAACTCGTCGCGGCGAAATGTGAACCAAATCGACAATCGCTCCCACAACAGCCCGATATAAACGGTCGCCCGCAGGCAAAGGGCCATACCGGAATGCAGCCACTAAATAACTGATAATCAGCGCCGCCAAAACCACAAAAAAGGCGGTTTCGCCGAAGTTCCACAACGCCTGCTGGAACCACACAGAGTAGGGTTGAATTTCCTGTTCCAGAACCATAGTTGCCGCTGATCAACTTCGAAATCCGAAGGAAAACGGAGGCTCGAAAAATTGGGTATGATCGTTGAAACCAGAATAATTTCTGTTTCAGCCTCCCGAACCCTAGACTTCAAAAAAGATATTTGTCTCTCGAATTTCGAACACTAAATTTGCTTCATCATAGCTGTCACGGTGTACGGCGCCTCCAGCTAGGATCGTTCGCTTGTTACTCGTCTGCCTGGTCGCGCCTCGCCGTCGCGCACAATGGAGAGGAATAAATCTTCCAAGGTGGAAGTCGGGTTTTCAATCCCCAACAAACTTCCATGATGTCGTTCAATTGCAGCGCGGATGTCCGATTTACACTCTTCGCTGAGCCCTGAAGCGCGGATTTGTGTAATGTCGCGCATCTTCAGTAAATTGTCGACCCTCCCCAATTCCTTCAACTCCCCCTGGTGCAAAATTGCAATCCGATCACAAACATCCTGCACATCCGCCAGCAAATGACTACACATGAGGATTGTTTTGCCTTCTGCCTTCAACTTCAAAATCAAATCTTTCATCTCTCGAGTTCCGATTGGATCCAACCCGCTGGTCGGCTCATCAAGAAGAATCAATTCCGGATCATTAATCATTGCTTGGGCGAGTCCCAGACGACGGGCCATGCCTTTTGAGTATTCTCGCATCTGGCGCCGCCGTGCCCAGCCTAGTCCGACCATGTCGATCAGTGCATCGGCGCGTTGCTCGCGAACCATCCGAGGCATATCAAACAAGCGACCATAGAAATCGAGTGTTTCTTCCGCATTGAGGAATTTGTACAAATAGGTTTCCTCGGGCAGGTAACCAATCCGCTCATTCTTTTTGACTTCAGTCGCTTCTCGACCTAAGACGATGGCTCGCCCGGCGGTAGGAAACAGCAGGCCTAACAGCAGCTTAATCGTCGTAGATTTACCGGAGCCGTTGGGACCCAAAAGTCCAAAAATCTCGCCACGATAAATCGTGAGATCAAGTGCCTTTAAGGCTCGAACCTTCTGTCGTCCCCAAAAATCGCGATAGGTTTTGGAGAGATTCCGTGTATCGATCACGGGTTCAGGGCCAGCAAGGTGATTGGCAGAAGAGGCTTGCAAGACCGGCGCTGCCTCGGTCGACATGACAATTGCTCCTGAGGATGAAAGCGGCGATGGATCGAGGATAAATTAGATACAACTGAGCCGAGAAAAAAGTGCAGCAATTCTTACGTTGGCATACACCTTCCCCCCTCATACCTCCCGAACGGACCAATGGCCGACCTCGTAGTGCAACTATGCGACGGTCGCCACCAGGAAAAGACCCCGCTGTTATACGCCGCACAATTTACGACGGTTCACTTGCAAACTGCCAATGTTATGAGCGACAAATATACTCTGCACTATAAGTCGTCCCGACGTCCCGTACAAGCAAGAGAAAATTCACATGCGAACACCTAAAATCATCGTGCGAATAAATCACTTAAGTCTTTTGAGCAGCACCGTTTAAGCAATTCCAATTAAGTATAAAGCCGTGCTTGATATAGATCATTTTCTCAACCTCGCGACAGTTTTCCATTGACTCGCTAGATTGACTCCAAACGTTTCCTGGTCGGCGTTTTCATCGATGTTTGAATATCTAGCCATCTGACAAATAAATTATGAGTACTTCCGCCGCTCAATCGTGCCACAAAAAAGCCGTCGATTTCTTGCTCAGCCGAATTAATTACGAACGGGCCATTTCCATCCCCTACTATAAGCGGGAATTCCGGCTCGATCGGATGCTTGACTTGCTGGATCGATTGGGCAATCCGCAGGATCGGCTGAAGATTATTCATGTGGCAGGCACAAAAGGAAAAGGCTCAACGTCCGCAATGATCGCCGCTGCACTATCAGCCGCTGGTTATCGCGCTGGTTTATATACTTCTCCGCATGTAGACCGGCTGGAGGAACGGCTGATGGTGGATGGCCAACCCTGCCCAGAAGAGATATTTGGTAATTTGGTTGAGAGAGTGCGTCCCATCGTGGAACAGATGGATGTCCAAAGTGGTCGCCCATACGCTCCGGAACTGGGAGTCACTTACTTTGAAGTCATCACAGCCATCGCCCTACTGCATTTTGTCGCCGTGGGAGCTGATGTTGCCGTAATCGAAGTCGGATTAGGAGGCCGGCTCGATAGCACCAACGTTTGCCAGCCACTGATTTCCGTCATCACCAGCATCAGTTTGGATCACACGCAGCAGTTAGGTAATACTTTGACTGAAATTGCCAGTGAAAAAGCAGGAATCATCAAACCGGGCATTCCTGTGATCAGTGGAGTCATAGACGAGGAACCGCGCCGAGTGATTGCCGATATTGCCCAGCAGCACCGGTGCCGATTGTTACAATTGGGCGTTGATTTTACCTGCCAGTATCGTTCGCCGAGTGGATTAGACCGGACGGAATCTATCACCAATGCCAAGCTGGATTTTGAAAATCACATGCGTGGCTCGTTGCAAAATATGACTGATGTCGATGTTGGTTTGTTGGGTCGTCATCAGGCAATGAATGCCGCGGTGGCGCTGGCTGTATTGACAGAATTGCGCAGCCAGGGGTGGCATTTGCCCGAAGTCGCTATACGACGTGGCCTGGCGAACGTGCGTTTGCCAGCCCGTTTGGAAATAGTTGCCCGCCGCCCGACGGTTGTGGTGGATGCAGCACATAATGTGGCCTCTATTCAAGCTCTGTTAGATACTTTGAAGGAGAGCTTTTTGGCATCGCGCCGATTACTGGTGTTTGCAGCGACCCAGGAGAAAGATGTGCGGGGCATGCTACGGTTATTGCTGCCTCATTTTGAAGCGGTAATTTTGACCCGCTATTTGAACAATCCGCGGTGCATGGATTTGGAGGAATTGGGATTGTTAGTTGCGGAGCTGTCAACTATGCCACGATTCATCTGCATTGATCCGGCGACCGCGTGGCGAAAAGCGTGCGAATTGGTTACAGAAGAGCATTTAATGTGCGTGACGGGTTCCTTTTTTCTGGCGGCGGAAATGCGCGCGGAAATTGCTCAGAACCCCCTAAAGCTGTCTAAGAAAACCATTGTCCTATAAACATTGGTTATGGATTGATTGCCTTGTGGTTATTTGCCGCCATCCAGGTTCTGCGTGGAATCCACCCCTTGTGACTTACCGCCTGTGTCGCTGGGTACATTGACCTGAGATCGGAGATTTTCGATTGCCCGTCGCAGGGGCGGATCATGCTCCGACCAATCTTTGAAATCGTTGGTAAAGCTTTCGGCGGAAGGTTTGCCTTGATGCGGCCGCAAGGTGTCACGCTCGCGCCGCCATTTCGCCCAATTCTGCTGCTCGTCTTTTGACATATTTACCGCGCCACCTTCGCTAGGTGTGACGCCCCATTCATCGGTATCTTTGGCGTTAATACGGCGATTAATGTTATGTTCATTGGGGCGTCTATACTCGGCTGTGGTCAGTTTTAACAAGCCTTGCTGGCCTTCCAAAGAAATGATGTTTTGCACGGTTCCCTTACCGTAACTGCGTTCGCCGATAATCGTGGCGCGATGGTTGTCCTGCAAACAGGCGGCCACAATTTCGCTGGCGCTGGCACTATAACGGTTGATCAAAACGACCAAGGGAAAATCCAAAAATTTCTCGCCGCCGCCAGCCACATATTTCTCTTGAGATTGTCCGTTGCGACCACGAGTACTAACGATGGGTTTTCCATTGGGGAGGAATAAACCGCAAACACCGGTTGCGGCTGGTCGCAGCAATCCGCCAGGATTGTCCCTTAAATCAAGCACTAAGCCCTGCATGCCTTGCGATTGAAGCTCAGCCAGCGCCCGTCTCAGTTCGTCAACGGTATGTTCCCCAAAATTGGTAATCCGCACATAACCAATTTTGGGCTGATTGAGGAACAAAAAATTCCAATGATCGTCAGCATTGCGCGTATCGCCCAAAACGGAATCAACATTGATGATCTCGCGTCGGATGGGAGGAAAATCAATCGGCGTTGGGTTCCCCGGGCGCTCAATCGTAAGCTGTACTGTTTCGCCGGGATTGCCGCGAATGCGTGCGGTCGATTCTGCGTAATTCATGTCGCGGGTTGGCTGACCATTGATTTTTGCTATGATGTCGCCGGCCAGGATGCCCGCCTTGTATGCTGGTGAACCCACGATTGGGCTAATCACTTGCGGACGCTTTGTTTGCGGTTCCAGTCCCACCTGAATGCCTATACCGCCGAACTCCTGAGTAAGAATTTTCTCCAATTCAGAGGCTTCTTCGGGGTCGATGTATTCCGAATAGGGGTCACCCAATTCGCCGATCATTCCACGGACTGCAGCCGACCACAAAGTTTGACGGTCAACCGGATCGACGTATTGCCGCTCCACCAAGTTGGCCACTTCAGAAAAAGAAAGTGCCAGAGGATCAGCTGCCCGATAGCACAGCAACGCAATTGCCGCCGTACCGAGGACAAGCAAGTAATTTCGCCGAGGCATGACAGTGCCTCAAGAAGCAACGAAGGGCGCAAATCAATTTAACGTTTCGAGAACTGTGTACCGCGCCGGGCGCCCCGCAAACCGTATTTTTTTCGCTCTTTCATGCGTCCGTCGCGAGTAAGCAGCCCAGAGTGACGCAACATTTCGTCTAACTCCGTATCGAACACGCGCAGCGCGCGAGCCAAACCTAGTTTGCAGGCGCCTGCTTGACCTGTGGGGCCACCGCCGTGCACGCTAATCGATACGTCGATGGCGTTGAGTTTGCCAGTTTGATTGAGGGCGTCAAAGACTTGAAATCGATCTTTCTCGGCGGGGAAATAATCTTCGACAGTCCTGCCATTCACCTTAATTTGACCAGAACCAGCTTTAATCCGAATTCGAGCCACCGCCTTTTTGCGGCGTCCTGTAGCTAAAGCAAAGTCAGCTGGTTTAGGTGAGGTAGTCGTTGACATAAGAAATTGAGAGAGGTTGTTAAATGGTTGAAGGCATCCTAGGCAAACTCTTAATAAAATGACTTGAGACTTGAAAGCTGCAAAGGGTTAGTAGCCTACTTGGCTCCAAACTCCTTCTGTTCTGGTTGTTGGGCTTGGTGGGGGTGCGCGTTGCCGGCGTATACTTTGAGCTTTTCGAGCATTTTGAAACCAAGTTTATTTTTGGGCAGCATGCGGCGAACGGCTTCGATAATAATCAGCTCAGGTCGGCGCTTTCGGCGGTGCTCCGCTGTTTCAATCTGCAAGCCGTGATAGCCGGTGTACCAGCGATACTCCTTCTGTTGCCATTTCTTGCCGCTCAGCGCGATTTTTTCGGCATTAACAACCACCACGCAATCACCGCAATCAACATGGGGCGTGTAGGTAGGACGATGCTTGCCCATCAGGACCATAGCGATATCACCGGCCAAACGACCAACCACTTTATCGGTTGCATCGACCAAGAACCATTTGGCTTCCAAATCGCCAGGCTTGGCCATATAAGTTTTGTCCGTTCGCTTGATCTTTGTTGCAGGCACGATTTTGCTTCCCCCAACAGGGATTCAGTTCGAAAAAAGTGGAAGCCACCAGTTTAATGGTTATTCCCCACGTCTTCAAGGTCGTGGTTTACTTGGAAGTGTCTCATGGAATGTGAAAAATCGTCACTTTCAACAACCGGAAAAATGCGCATGTTCGTTATTTAGGACGCTTCCTTCGTGGGGGAATATATGGCAAAATCTCCCCTTTTAATGTTCTTGGCAAGTGTTTCGCTAGTCGCCGTGGTCCGGTTAAACCGTGCAGAATGCCTGATCGATCACCGATTCGGCGAGCATTATCAACCAAATCCACCCAGGTATTAAGCCGCGTAATCGCCGCCCATTCGGCTACAAGCTAAGTTTTTGAGTCCGGTCACAATTATTTTATTTAGTCCCGTTCCTCAGCAACCCATGAAAATCGGCGTCTTAAAGGAAACGTTTTCGGGAGAACGCCGGGTCGCACTTACGCCCAATCTCATTGTGCCATTGGCGAAAGCCGGGCACGAAATAATAGTTGAAAGCAATGCTGGGCAATCAGCGGGCTTTCCTGATTCTCAATACCTGGAAAAAGGCGCTAAGATTGTGTCTCGCGGCGAAGTGTTCGCCGCGGAATTATTGTTGCAAGTTCGCGGGTTGGGAGCAAATCCGGAAGCGGGCCGGGCTGATTTGGAGCATTTTGAACGGTTCCAAATTCTCATCGCCATGTGTGATCCGCTTTCTCAACCAAACTTGGCTAAAGAGGTCGCTGATCGCGGCGTGACCTTGTTTGCATTGGAATTGATGCCGCGCATCACTCGCGCCCAGAGTATGGATGTGCTTTCCAGCATGGCCACGGTAGCTGGCTATCGAGCGGTGTTACTGGGGGCCACGGCATTGCCGAAATTGTTTCCCATGATGACCACGGCGGCGGGCACAATTACGCCAGCCAAAGTATTTGTGATGGGGGCTGGTGTTGCCGGCTTGCAGGCCATTGCTAGTGCCAGGCGATTGGGAGCCCAAGTATCGGCTACCGATGTCCGCGCTGCAGTTCGGGAACAAGTGCAAAGCTTGGGGGCCAAGTTTGTGGAGACGCCGGTCGACGCCAGCAAGGCAGAGGGAGCCGGAGGCTATGCCAAGGCGCTAGACGAGGAAGCACAACGGCAGCAGCGAGAAGCAATGACTAAAGCCGTTTCAGAAAGCGACCTGGTCATCACCACCGCTGCCGTCCCTGGAAGAAAAGCGCCGATCTTGGTGACCAAAGAGATGGTGCAACGAATGCAGCCGGGATCGGTCCTTGTCGACGTGGCGGCAGAACGGGGCGGAAATTGCGAATTGACCAAACCTGGCGAAACTGTGGTTGTTGGCGGCGTCACGATTCTTGGCCCCACGAATTTGCCGTCGGAAGTGCCGTATCACGCCAGCCAGATGTTCGCCAAGAACGTGGTTACTTTCTTGCAGCACCTGATCAGTCTGGGGCTTCCTGGGAAAGCAAACCTCGAAGACGAAATCACTCGTGAAACATTGATTTGCCGCGATGGAGAAATCGTGAATTCCCGCGTGCGGCAATTATTGGGCCTCGACCTCGCGGTTACGTAATGACACAAAACAACTGGATATGAAAACCATTCAACAAACATTCAAAACGACAGCCAGCCTATTGCTTGCGATTGCTTTTGTGTCCGCGCTGGGTTGCGGATCGAGCGATAATACGTCAAGCAAAACGGCCGCAACGTCGCCGACGTCTGGCGAGAATCCGGCGGTTCCGAACGTGGCGCCCGCAGTGAATACGGCACCGGCGACGGCCGCAACTCCTTCGAAAATTCCTGGTCCGCCAGCGCCTGACGAATCGCCAAGCATCGGCAAGCCAGGCGTTCCATCGCCCGAAGTTGCTTCCCCAGTGACCACGCCGCCAGCGCAGATTGCACCAGCGACATCGCCGGCAGCGGCACCAATGCCAACCACCGTCATACCCGCGACCGTTACTCCAGTGGCCACGCAAAATTATTCTTCCCTGCTGTTTGTGTTTATGTTGGCCACATTCATTGGGTTGGGAGTGATTCTGCGAGTTTCTCGCTTGCTGCACACGCCGCTGATGTCGCTAACCAACGCAATTTCAGCAATTGCGGTAGTGGGTTCAATCATGGTGGTAGGCGAGGGAACTAATCCTTGGGGAGTGCGGTTACTGGGTGCCATCGCCTTGTTTGCGTCGATGACCAATATCGTCAGTGGTTTTCTCATCACCGATCGCATGTTGAAAATGTTCAAATCGCCCGGTGAGGGAGGGAACCGCTAATGGAAGGCCTTAAGCAAGTCGCCTACCTTGTCTCGACCGGGCTATTCATTTTTTCGCTGCATTGGATGAACGATCCAAAGACCGCACGCAAAGGCGTGTTTGCCGGCGCCGCCGGCATGTCGCTGGCAGTTTTAGCCACGTGGTTTTTCAGCGGTCTATCCGGACATGGTTGGATTATTTTGGCTATTGTAGCTGGTTGCGCCGTGGGCTACCCACTTTCGAGGGTCCCGCTAACTGCGGTCCCGCAACGAACCGCTCTTTCTCACGCCTTCGGTGGTTTGGCCGCGGGCTTGGTGGCGTGGGCGGAGTATTGCATGCTCGATACCGCTGCGCCTGATTTTTCTCACTGGACAGTACTAGCCCTAGTGGCAGAAGTGATATTGGGTTTTTTGACGTTTACCGGCAGTTTAATGGCGACGGGCAAGTTGCAAGGCGTTTCGTTCATTCCGCAGCGGCCCGTGACCTATCCGAATCAGAACGCAATCAACTTTGGTTTGTTAGCGGCTGCGGTGTTGTTGGGGCTGTTTGTGGTTTGGCATCCAGGCGGATTTTTAGGTGCCTCAGCGTTCTTTTTGATCACCGTTTTGGCACTGGCGTTTGGCGTACTCCTGATTATTCCCATTGGCGGGGCCGATATGCCCACAGTGATTTCGATTCTGAATTCTTACGCCGGCCTGTCGGCGGTGGCCATGGGGTTTGTGATCGGCAATAACCTGTTGATTACCGCCGGCGCCCTCGATGGGTCCAGTGGCTTAATTCTGTCAATCATTATGTGTCGGGCGATGAACCGCTCATTCACCAACGTGCTTTTTGGCGCGTTTGGGCAAGTGCAAGCGTCGACGGCTACGGCTGAAGAGCGCACATATAAAGAAGAAACCATCGAAGGGGCCGCGCAAATCTTGGAACAGGCTTCGTTCGTGGTCATTATCCCCGGGTACGGCATGGCTGTCGCTCAGGCCCAACATCGGATTCGAGAATTGTACGATCAGCTTACGAAGCGAGGCATCAAAGTAAAATTCGCCATTCATCCCGTTGCCGGCCGTATGCCAGGACACATGAATGTATTGCTGGCAGAGGCTGATATACCCTACGGTGATTTGATTGAGATGGACGAGATTAATCCGGAAATGCCGCAGTGCGACGTGGCCCTGGTGATCGGTGCAAACGATGTAGTGAATCCGGCGGCAAGGAGCGATAAATCAACC contains these protein-coding regions:
- a CDS encoding folylpolyglutamate synthase/dihydrofolate synthase family protein codes for the protein MLSRINYERAISIPYYKREFRLDRMLDLLDRLGNPQDRLKIIHVAGTKGKGSTSAMIAAALSAAGYRAGLYTSPHVDRLEERLMVDGQPCPEEIFGNLVERVRPIVEQMDVQSGRPYAPELGVTYFEVITAIALLHFVAVGADVAVIEVGLGGRLDSTNVCQPLISVITSISLDHTQQLGNTLTEIASEKAGIIKPGIPVISGVIDEEPRRVIADIAQQHRCRLLQLGVDFTCQYRSPSGLDRTESITNAKLDFENHMRGSLQNMTDVDVGLLGRHQAMNAAVALAVLTELRSQGWHLPEVAIRRGLANVRLPARLEIVARRPTVVVDAAHNVASIQALLDTLKESFLASRRLLVFAATQEKDVRGMLRLLLPHFEAVILTRYLNNPRCMDLEELGLLVAELSTMPRFICIDPATAWRKACELVTEEHLMCVTGSFFLAAEMRAEIAQNPLKLSKKTIVL
- a CDS encoding Re/Si-specific NAD(P)(+) transhydrogenase subunit alpha — encoded protein: MKIGVLKETFSGERRVALTPNLIVPLAKAGHEIIVESNAGQSAGFPDSQYLEKGAKIVSRGEVFAAELLLQVRGLGANPEAGRADLEHFERFQILIAMCDPLSQPNLAKEVADRGVTLFALELMPRITRAQSMDVLSSMATVAGYRAVLLGATALPKLFPMMTTAAGTITPAKVFVMGAGVAGLQAIASARRLGAQVSATDVRAAVREQVQSLGAKFVETPVDASKAEGAGGYAKALDEEAQRQQREAMTKAVSESDLVITTAAVPGRKAPILVTKEMVQRMQPGSVLVDVAAERGGNCELTKPGETVVVGGVTILGPTNLPSEVPYHASQMFAKNVVTFLQHLISLGLPGKANLEDEITRETLICRDGEIVNSRVRQLLGLDLAVT
- the rplM gene encoding 50S ribosomal protein L13; this encodes MAKPGDLEAKWFLVDATDKVVGRLAGDIAMVLMGKHRPTYTPHVDCGDCVVVVNAEKIALSGKKWQQKEYRWYTGYHGLQIETAEHRRKRRPELIIIEAVRRMLPKNKLGFKMLEKLKVYAGNAHPHQAQQPEQKEFGAK
- a CDS encoding NAD(P)(+) transhydrogenase (Re/Si-specific) subunit beta, with translation MEGLKQVAYLVSTGLFIFSLHWMNDPKTARKGVFAGAAGMSLAVLATWFFSGLSGHGWIILAIVAGCAVGYPLSRVPLTAVPQRTALSHAFGGLAAGLVAWAEYCMLDTAAPDFSHWTVLALVAEVILGFLTFTGSLMATGKLQGVSFIPQRPVTYPNQNAINFGLLAAAVLLGLFVVWHPGGFLGASAFFLITVLALAFGVLLIIPIGGADMPTVISILNSYAGLSAVAMGFVIGNNLLITAGALDGSSGLILSIIMCRAMNRSFTNVLFGAFGQVQASTATAEERTYKEETIEGAAQILEQASFVVIIPGYGMAVAQAQHRIRELYDQLTKRGIKVKFAIHPVAGRMPGHMNVLLAEADIPYGDLIEMDEINPEMPQCDVALVIGANDVVNPAARSDKSTPIYGMPIIDADKARTVFAIKRSKNPGFAGIDNDLYFQDNCFMLFGDAKAVVGELVKQFSRGAGH
- a CDS encoding ABC transporter ATP-binding protein, producing the protein MSTEAAPVLQASSANHLAGPEPVIDTRNLSKTYRDFWGRQKVRALKALDLTIYRGEIFGLLGPNGSGKSTTIKLLLGLLFPTAGRAIVLGREATEVKKNERIGYLPEETYLYKFLNAEETLDFYGRLFDMPRMVREQRADALIDMVGLGWARRRQMREYSKGMARRLGLAQAMINDPELILLDEPTSGLDPIGTREMKDLILKLKAEGKTILMCSHLLADVQDVCDRIAILHQGELKELGRVDNLLKMRDITQIRASGLSEECKSDIRAAIERHHGSLLGIENPTSTLEDLFLSIVRDGEARPGRRVTSERS
- the rpsI gene encoding 30S ribosomal protein S9, with the protein product MSTTTSPKPADFALATGRRKKAVARIRIKAGSGQIKVNGRTVEDYFPAEKDRFQVFDALNQTGKLNAIDVSISVHGGGPTGQAGACKLGLARALRVFDTELDEMLRHSGLLTRDGRMKERKKYGLRGARRGTQFSKR
- a CDS encoding S41 family peptidase; translated protein: MPRRNYLLVLGTAAIALLCYRAADPLALSFSEVANLVERQYVDPVDRQTLWSAAVRGMIGELGDPYSEYIDPEEASELEKILTQEFGGIGIQVGLEPQTKRPQVISPIVGSPAYKAGILAGDIIAKINGQPTRDMNYAESTARIRGNPGETVQLTIERPGNPTPIDFPPIRREIINVDSVLGDTRNADDHWNFLFLNQPKIGYVRITNFGEHTVDELRRALAELQSQGMQGLVLDLRDNPGGLLRPAATGVCGLFLPNGKPIVSTRGRNGQSQEKYVAGGGEKFLDFPLVVLINRYSASASEIVAACLQDNHRATIIGERSYGKGTVQNIISLEGQQGLLKLTTAEYRRPNEHNINRRINAKDTDEWGVTPSEGGAVNMSKDEQQNWAKWRRERDTLRPHQGKPSAESFTNDFKDWSEHDPPLRRAIENLRSQVNVPSDTGGKSQGVDSTQNLDGGK
- a CDS encoding proton-translocating transhydrogenase family protein, with translation MKTIQQTFKTTASLLLAIAFVSALGCGSSDNTSSKTAATSPTSGENPAVPNVAPAVNTAPATAATPSKIPGPPAPDESPSIGKPGVPSPEVASPVTTPPAQIAPATSPAAAPMPTTVIPATVTPVATQNYSSLLFVFMLATFIGLGVILRVSRLLHTPLMSLTNAISAIAVVGSIMVVGEGTNPWGVRLLGAIALFASMTNIVSGFLITDRMLKMFKSPGEGGNR